TGAATCTCCGCTGAGGTCGCGAGGACTTCCACATTTTGCAGCAGGATGCGGGTCACATCGGAACCTCCTGGTCCGGGTGTGAAAGTGGCTATGACAGTTACGCGATCACCCGGGTTTATTTTGTCCGAGACACCGACCACTTCGTCCACGGGAATGGAGATGGCCACCATGTTATGGGGAATTCTCAAGGATAATTCCGCCGTGGAGGAATCCTTGAATTTGCCTTCCATGAGTTGTTCCCCCTCGCTCAAGGAGATGGTCAACACCTTACCGTCGACCTTCGCGGGAGAGGAGATAGCCCCTGAAGCTACGTACCTTTTTGGAATCTTCTTCAAGACCACCAGGTTTTTATCCAACATTTCTCCGATGGTCAGTCCAGCTGGAATATTTTCTCTTGCCACCAATATCTCCATTAACTTTCCGCCCTCTTTAATCTGCGACTCTATATTTTGGATGTAGGTAGCCACACCCATTGTGGCCAGCACTCCCAAAAGTGCGGCGATGAGCACCATTACCAGTTTGGATTTCATTTACAATCTCCTCCCTTTACCATTAGTCAACCAACCAAACGGCAAAAATTCCGAAGTCGTAAGGTGGTTTTTCTTCACCACCCGCACCGGTGGTTACCGTACCGTTAGTGAAGTATCCATTTATGGTTTTTGGATTTCCTTTGAGATCGAAATTGGTGATCACGAATTCGGCGAATCCCACGATATGGTATTTACCTGGACTTCCACCGCCTTTGGTATAGTCATAAAGGGGTAAGACGACGCTTGGATCGTGTTCTTTTCTCCAGCTCAGGGCATCCTTTAGGGCGGCCCTAACCCCTTCACCATTGGCGACGAATCCGATGGATACCTCCTCCGGGTAACCATGGCGAATCCAATCATCGAAATCGGGGGTTCCACCACCACCGGTATCGAAATCGCAGAGCCAGAAGTATCCCTTTTGAGCCGATCCCGAGGTGGAAGCAGTCTCGGTTTCGCTTGAGGCACTGGTGGTAAGGTAAGCGGTATTATTCATCACGGCGGAGGAGCTACTGGTTGTCACCATAAAACTGACGGTTCT
This is a stretch of genomic DNA from Actinomycetota bacterium. It encodes these proteins:
- the cpaB gene encoding Flp pilus assembly protein CpaB; translation: MKSKLVMVLIAALLGVLATMGVATYIQNIESQIKEGGKLMEILVARENIPAGLTIGEMLDKNLVVLKKIPKRYVASGAISSPAKVDGKVLTISLSEGEQLMEGKFKDSSTAELSLRIPHNMVAISIPVDEVVGVSDKINPGDRVTVIATFTPGPGGSDVTRILLQNVEVLATSAEIQRTSKKPGIGNTSNLSKKTITLAVPPADAEKLVFAEEKGHVWIALMPTAPGRTNDTQPAETPGQTMESIFR